The DNA region aaaatgcgatCTCCAATCCTACCTATATCCAACAAGCCTTCGCATTCCTTATTGGGACAGCCATCCCCTTCAACCATGGCTTCCGTTGCTTCCACACGCACGATGCCACTCATGGGAGGAGAGGATGACCCAACTAGCAGGCTTCCTTTTTCTCCGTCCTTCGAGGATGACAAAGCCTCATCCCAAAAACCCCTTCTACCGAGGGCCTTAAACCCCACCACGACGACCAGTTCTAGCTCCTATCAACAGAGGAGGCGCCAGTCATTTGGCCGCGATGTGGGGCACGCTGCGGCCGAGACGTTCTTGCTGACCCGGTTGACTTTGGAGCTCTTGAGATTTCTTGGGtaccatttttttattctttcacGTGATTGTTTTTGTAGATTTGATAATTGCTCTGTTTTGCGATGGCAAGATTGCTTTTAGATTTAATACGTTTCGCAATTTATTCCATAGAGCTAAGATAAGAATTATATTTGAAGGTAATCTTGATTCTCAGAGAACTTTTTGCACAAGCTTTTCTTGAGTTTCGCCGGGGGGGTATGGAGGGAAATGAGCCGACCGTATATAAACTCACTAAATAGTTGACTCCTTATTTTTCCCCTTCATATATTTGTTCCATgttttaccgatcaaaaaaagtatttgttacatgtttccggaaaacaagtgcttTCAGTTCGAGATTTTGAGGTTTGAATTTCAGCCTCTAAACTTGAAATAGCTGAGACTTCTAAGATCATGGATAGGAAGAGCAGTAATTTTGTTGCCAACCCTAAAAAGTTATGCTTAGCCACTTCTGATATGAGTAAGGGTAAGGGTTTATCAATCAGGGACCTGCATACTGGCAGGTTGTTTATTGTCACCTGTAGTTAATTTAGGCCCGGTTTGGTTACCAAAtaccaaactatctcatctcatctaatctaatcattacaactttctcaaattctcaaacaaaaaataataaacaattcaactttttcaaatttaaaaagaaaattaatattaaaaatttatattataacaatattttatttaattttcaacaaaacatctcaactgaaatgtgtaaccaaacgaggccttagaTTTTTTGTACTTGGGCTGTGCCTCCTTTCCCTATGActaaaatttcttgattacctatataaaaaaaagggttAATTTAGATGTTTTAGGACAGATAGTCAAAGCACAATCTTTTCCTCCATGTGCTAAACATAACTCATATGACATGGCACGGTATTTTTTAAGGAATgatattgggaaaaaaaaaaaaaagaactagaagttgcttttatatgtaaatatgtGAGGAAATTTTGATCATGACGTTTTAAAATGGAATAGAAATATGTCCATGAAAGTTAAGTAGGCAATTGAGAGTACACATATCAACAAGGTAGTCTAAGAGGGACAGGAAACGCGGAAAGAACTTTGATAGAGTTAGATACCTCGGTAGTTCGTTTCAAAAGTAATTTCATCTGAAGGAATCAAAAAGTGGCCTCTATATATGACTATGTGATATAATTATGATTATGAAGGTCTAAACATCTACTGAAGTAGGCAATTGGAGTACACATACGATGTAGGCTCTCTAAGAGGGATCGCAAAGGTGGGACGGACATTGAGAGAGTGTTTAGATGCTGTAATGGTACTTTAAAAGTAATTGCACctgaagaaaataagaaatggACTGTATATGTGACCATGTGATAGAAATATGATAATGGACTAAACATGTGAAGTATGCAATTAGATTACACATATGAAGTAGGCTTTCTTAGGGGGAATAGGAAAGATGGGAAGAACATCGAGTGTTTAGATGACCTGAATGGTACTTTTAAAAGTAAATGCAACTGAAGAAAACAAGAAGTGGCCTTTGTATGTGACTATGTGATAGAATTATGGTGATGAAGGTCTAAACACGTATGAAGTACGATAGTGACTCTATATGTATGAACTTGCCTCtctaggagagagagagaggaatagTTGAGAACTGAGAAAGTTACAAAGGAGAAATAATCTAAAAAGGTGGGGACTATGTCAACTGGTTGGAGATGATAGAAAACCCTTGTTTATTTTGTGTGGGTTTTAACATGTAGGTCACTTAACCGCCCTCAAACACTTTTGCAGACACTGGAATGAGGAAGAGAACACTTGCAGTAGCTCCAACTGCATTTTTGTGATCTTTTAAGTCCTTCAGGGATTTTGATTTTCAGTTTTACATACTTTAATGTTCGTTTGAGATGTTTTATCAAGCCTGTTTGTATTACCAGATCAAGATGTGTTCtgatcatttatttttattcaggGTAGGTTACAAATGGATTACAAGATTTCTTGCCCTTTGTTGTTACGCCTTGCTACTTTTCCCAGGTTTTCTTCAAGGTTTGTAATATCAAATATTCTGTTGCAATATTTTCATGCATATCAACTTTTTAATTGCCCAAAATTTAGGCGATGTATATTTTAGCAGTCATTTTTATGTAGCATCAGCTATCTTTTTCCAACTCAGTGGTGCATTACTAGTCTGCTTATCTTTTGCAGTCGGATATTACTATTTCTTCTCCCCTCAGGTTCGCAGAAGCATAGTTTATGGTGATCAGCCCAGAAATAGGTAATATTAATGAATTTTATACACCGTTTAATTTCATGGATGAGTGGCTtgaattgttttaatttgttcttcaGGCTGGATCTGTATCTACCCAAAAATAGTGAAGGGCTGAAGCCAGTCATTGCATTTGTTACAGGTGGAGCCTGGATTATTGGGTGAGAGATGCTTTCATTGATGGTTAATGTTTGAACTTGCAGTAGGAAGTCCAGTAAAATAGGAATAATAGCTGAAAAGTTTTTGGTTCTAGAAACTTGACTCTTAAGCAACAAATAGATTCTTCAGTTAAGTTATGcaataaatatacaaaatattactaACAGTGAAATTTAAAATGGCATTTGGTTAGTACTTGCatgagaagaggaagaaacaaTAGCAGAAATGGGTACGAGTAGGTATATCTGGAAACAAGTTGCAAACTGAAAGAGACTATTCTGGGTTAAATGATTACATGTATGTTTGTTGTAAATATTAGAATCTTGTTTTGATTTGTCGTTCATGTagttataaaattgaatttaaattgcttatTGGGTAGTCAGTCTTGACGGATTCTgttcatttcaaaaaattacttgttttttctttacaCCATATGCCTGCTTATCTATATCCTCAACATGTTTTGAGAGCTTTTTTTATACAGTTACAAAGCATGGGGTTGTCTTTTAGGACAACAGTTATCAGAAAGAGACATCATTGTGGCATGCATAGATTACAGGTGATATGATTTACTCCAAGCAACAGCATATTGTTGTGCATAACATATCTCATCTAGCCATCACAAACTCTATTCTGGATGAAGTTCTCCTTTGCgatttgtttgtttgtgaaaATACCTCTATATGATATTTATCACAAAAGCTGTAACATTCTATTTCTTGTAGGGACATTTGTTTATCCCGTTaaccctaggggttggctcaagtggtaaaggccttgggcttggggttATGCTCCccccaagtctaaggttcaaatctccttgagtgcaaacaatctctaggagcCATCGGACTGGGGGATTTTCCCTTTGAATTACCCGatgtgcacttgcgggaaactccttgccaagggcTTGTGCACGCCCAGGATTAGTCGTGACATTGTTCCTggcacccggtgccaataaaaaaaaaaacatttatttatCCCTAACTATTTCATAGTAAGGTCACCAATATGCACATTTTCTGATAACTATTGGGAGTGGGATACTCCTTGAGAAAAATGATTACTTTTCCTCTTAATGAGAAAAAGAGCTCcttcagatatatatatatatatatatatatatatatatatatatatattttatagtaagCTCCTTGAGATATATGATTACTACACTCTACAAGCCTTGGAAATCCAACTCTATGGAGATTTGTACCTAATTTACATCAAGCCATTCAGCTCACTATCTAGTACCAAACCTAGAGTATGATCCTTACCATACAAAACCTCAAGAACACAACATTTGCCTATCCTATGTCCATCAGAAGTAAATGTTATATATTCCTTGAACATGTCCTAACATCATTAAGATGTGTGCCTAAGCTCAAACTTCCTGGAAGAGGGAaagaagtgcccctaaaaagtAAAGAATATTCTGTTAAATGTGGACCAACCTTGTCTCTTTGTGATGATGGTGTTGCCTGCATATTACAATTCCCCTCTAATGTGTTCTAATGCTATATATAAGATGGAGTTGACTGATCCAACAATCATTGATAGCTTAAAACCCTAAGGTATAACTTGCAGTTTCTTCTGTTTTAATGTTCCGTCTATCAAATCCaacttctgttttctttttaaaaaaaaaaatgtctgccTTGACTATGAGCttacatattgattttctttttcatgcacATGGACAAGGAATACGCTTGCTTGAACATTCTTAGGCTGTAGATGTATTGTTGGGTGATTTCTGGGAGAAGTGCATAAAATCTATCTACCTATAATACCATTTCATTCTGTCATGGGTTTTAATTGACTATTGATGCAGGAATTTCCCTCAGGGGACCATGAGTGATATGGTAAAGGATGCTTCCCAAGGTATCTCATTTGTGTGCAACAATATTGCTGAATTTGGAGGTGATCCTGACAGGTAATAGATTATTCtcatttttatataaacttAAAGCATGAATTTATTGTTGGGAATAAAATGGGGTTTTGGAGTTGTTAACGAAGATGTTGCTTGCACTACATTTGCGTAGGATATATCTAATGGGACAGTCAGCTGGTGCACATATTGGTGCTTGCACGATCTTGGATCAGGCAATTAAAGAAGCTGGTGAAGGGGAGAGCACTTCTTGGAGTGTCTCCCAGATAAAGGCTTATTTTGGTTTATCTGGAGGGTAAGTGTATGTTGCGtttttttaacta from Carya illinoinensis cultivar Pawnee chromosome 6, C.illinoinensisPawnee_v1, whole genome shotgun sequence includes:
- the LOC122313527 gene encoding isoprenylcysteine alpha-carbonyl methylesterase ICME-like isoform X3, which gives rise to MRSPILPISNKPSHSLLGQPSPSTMASVASTRTMPLMGGEDDPTSRLPFSPSFEDDKASSQKPLLPRALNPTTTTSSSSYQQRRRQSFGRDVGHAAAETFLLTRLTLELLRFLGVGYKWITRFLALCCYALLLFPGFLQVGYYYFFSPQVRRSIVYGDQPRNRLDLYLPKNSEGLKPVIAFVTGGAWIIGYKAWGCLLGQQLSERDIIVACIDYRNFPQGTMSDMVKDASQGISFVCNNIAEFGGDPDRIYLMGQSAGAHIGACTILDQAIKEAGEGESTSWSVSQIKAYFGLSGGKSFAETLLKVGVKAECILYEGKTHTDLFLQDPMRGGRDQMFEDLVAIIHAGDAEALHRDEAAPPNKRLVPEFMLQWARRVSPF
- the LOC122313527 gene encoding probable isoprenylcysteine alpha-carbonyl methylesterase ICMEL1 isoform X2; translation: MRSPILPISNKPSHSLLGQPSPSTMASVASTRTMPLMGGEDDPTSRLPFSPSFEDDKASSQKPLLPRALNPTTTTSSSSYQQRRRQSFGRDVGHAAAETFLLTRLTLELLRFLGVGYKWITRFLALCCYALLLFPGFLQVGYYYFFSPQVRRSIVYGDQPRNRLDLYLPKNSEGLKPVIAFVTGGAWIIGYKAWGCLLGQQLSERDIIVACIDYRNFPQGTMSDMVKDASQGISFVCNNIAEFGGDPDRIYLMGQSAGAHIGACTILDQAIKEAGEGESTSWSVSQIKAYFGLSGGYNLLNLVDYFHSRGLYRPLFLSKSFAETLLKVGVKAECILYEGKTHTDLFLQDPMRGGRDQMFEDLVAIIHAGDAEALHRDEAAPPNKRLVPEFMLQWARRVSPF
- the LOC122313527 gene encoding probable isoprenylcysteine alpha-carbonyl methylesterase ICMEL2 isoform X1; the protein is MRSPILPISNKPSHSLLGQPSPSTMASVASTRTMPLMGGEDDPTSRLPFSPSFEDDKASSQKPLLPRALNPTTTTSSSSYQQRRRQSFGRDVGHAAAETFLLTRLTLELLRFLGVGYKWITRFLALCCYALLLFPGFLQVGYYYFFSPQVRRSIVYGDQPRNRLDLYLPKNSEGLKPVIAFVTGGAWIIGYKAWGCLLGQQLSERDIIVACIDYRNFPQGTMSDMVKDASQGISFVCNNIAEFGGDPDRIYLMGQSAGAHIGACTILDQAIKEAGEGESTSWSVSQIKAYFGLSGGYNLLNLVDYFHSRGLYRPLFLSIMGGEESLRQFSPEVMVQDPNIKNALNLLPPIFLFHGTADYSIPSDASKSFAETLLKVGVKAECILYEGKTHTDLFLQDPMRGGRDQMFEDLVAIIHAGDAEALHRDEAAPPNKRLVPEFMLQWARRVSPF